The DNA window CGGTTTTCCAGGACTGGTTGGCTTCCAAAATGTCTCCCCGGGGAATGATAGCACCTTCTCGTACGAATCGGGGCACCGTCCCCAGTGGGGCGGGTTCCGTGACGGTCCGATTGCCCTGCTCGACGCTTGTCCGGTCGTTGTAGTTGAGCCAGCGTCCCTCCGGGAGGTACACGTCTCGTTCCTCGACACCTTTGCGGGACACCGGGGCCACCAGTAGGTTCGGCCCATAAAAGAACTGGTTCCACATGTCGGATACCGTTGTGTCCGTCGGGTATTCCAGAAGCAGGGCCCGCATCACCGGTACACCCGTCCGGTGGGCGTGGTGGAGCGCCGACCGTGTGTAGGGGATCAGGTCATGATGCCTCTGTGTCGCCTCGCGTGTGATGTCGATCACCTGCGGATCGCCTCCATAGTACCACCGGTCGCGCCCATCGATCATGAACTCCATCATGGGAGAGTAGGTACCGAACCCGATCCAACGAAGCAGAAGCTCCTTGCTCGGATTCTTGTCGTAGCTGCCGATGTCCGACCCCCACATCGGGAAATTCATGAGTCCGGAGCGCAGGCTGTTCTTGATCGAGGTCCGCAAGGCCTGAAAGTTATCTCGCGGATCGCCATTCCAGTGGGCCACCCACCGTCGGCTCTTGTCGTGGAGGCTCCGGGCAAAGATAAAGAAGTTGTCCCCGTGGTGCGCCGTCATCTGCTCGTGGGCGGCCCGATTGAAGAGCGTCACCTGCGTGTTGATGAGGGAGTCTGGCATCTCGCGCTCGCCCCCGCGATCAATTTTGTATCCGAAGACGCCGGTTTGTCCGTCGGCAAGCTGCACGTCGCTCGCGAGACTGTCGAGGAAGTCCTTGTAGTACAGGTACGCTTCCGTTTGGCGCAGGTCGCCGGACGGATGCTCGGTGTAGCCGTCGAAGAGAAGGCCGCGATCCCTGAGGGGCTCCTTCAGAGTATGGGCCGTGCGCCCCGTGATCCAGTAGAGCAGGTGCATTCCGTTGTCGCGGAGCGTCTGGGCCATTGCGTCCGGGTCGGGAAAGAAGGAGGCGAACGTTTTTCCGCCCCATCCCCACTCGCCGGTGGTGAAGGGACGGTCGATCCACATCGTGGAGGCGGGAATTCGGTAGTCCTGCAGCATCTGCACGTCTCGCAGGAGCAGCTCCTGTGCGTTTGCCGCGTCGACCTGCTCGGGAATGTTGGTATGGTCGTCCCGCCACCAGATCGAGCTCATCGACCAGAGGGGTGGCATGTCCGGCGGACCGGCAAGGCGATTGTATTCGCGGAGAATGCGCTTGTAGGAAGGGCCGTACAAGAGATGATAGGTGAGCTTTCCAGTCTGGAAGCGAAACTGGGTCGTGTCGGACCGAGCAATCGAGTAGTGCCCTGCCGCCTGCGTTTCGGCGTAGACCCCGAGTCCATTGGACATCATGTAGAAGGGGGCTCGGATGGAGGCGGCGTACACCTGTTCATGTTGATAGTCGCGGCCCACAAACGGATGAGAGGCGCCTCGATTATCGAGGTCACCGCCGTGTGTGTGCTCCCAGATGCCGTAGTAGTGCTGCCCCTTATCCGCAAAGGCCACCTGAATCGACGCGTCCGGGAATGGATGGTCTAGGGTGAGGGTCGCACGGCGTTCGCGCGGGAGGGAGAGGCGAAGCGTAGCGGGATGAGCCAGGTGGGCGAGGTCCAGCTTGGCGGTAAGGACGTTTCCTTGCACCTGCACGTCGTATGCGGCCCGTACATTCTGCGCGTAGATGCCCTGTCGAAACGAGGTCGCGGCGTGGGTAAGAAGGACTGTCCCGGATTGGGCGGCACGCACCTCGAAGCTGTACGGGTCTTCTGTAACTGTCACCACCAACTGATTGGACTCCAGGGTGTGGGACTGCGCTTTTGCATCGGTCGAGGGGACGACGAGCACCGCAGGACCCAGAATCAGAACGAGCCAGAGAACGCGGGGAAAGGAGGACATTGGAAGCATCGAGACGGAGCGAAGGGCGAGGCGGGACGATCGACATTGGCTTAACCGGTTAAGTGGGGACTTCGATTCAGAATGTCAAGCGAAGGTGAATGTTGGGCTCCTTGTGGAGGGAGAGGATGGGCAGGGGGGCTTCCGCTGGAGGAACGGGCGTCAAGCGGTGGGGGGATGTCCGGGGGAGCGTGGCGTTCTAGATTTTCCTCTTTTTCCTATGCGTTCTAGTACTTACGTTACGCGACACGGACCGAACGGTCCGGGGAAACGGATGGATTTTGCTCTCGTCGTTCACTGTTTTTCGTACCGCCAATCTCGCACAATGAGGCGCTTTCGCTTCCTGCTTGGATCTGTTTTTCTTCTGGGAGTTGTGACCGTCATTGGGGTCCTCGCCCCGGATTCTGCTTATGGGCAGTCCGACGACGAACATGTCGTCTACCAGCCGACGCATTTCGATGATCTAGAGTATCGAATGATTGGTCCGTATCGGGGAGGGCGTGTGACGGCCGTGACCGGGATTGCCGATCAGCCGTCGACCTACTTTATGGGCACCACCGGTGGGGGCGTGTGGAAGACGACCAACGATGGGCAGGACTGGCACAACATCTCCGACGGAGAGTTCGACGTGGCCTCGATCGGAGGCATAGACGTGGCCAACTCCGATCCCAACGTCATCTACGTGGGCACTGGGTCGGCCTGCATGCGCGGAAATATCCAGACGGGACGCGGCGTTTACAAGTCGACCGACGGCGGCAATTCCTGGTCGTTCATGGGCCTGCCAGACGCGGGCCTCATCGGCAAGGTGGCGGTGCACCCGAAGGATGCCGACGTGGCATACGTGGCAGCGGTCGGGCACCCCTTCGGGGACAACGAGCAGCGCGGCGTCTTTCGCACTACGGACGGGGGAGAGAACTGGGAAAAAGTCCTCTACATTTCCGACTCGACGGGAGTTGTTGATCTTGCCCTCAACCCGAACAATCCACGCGAGATTTACGCCGGGGCGTGGTCCGGTCAGCGCACGCCGTGGACGATGGTCAGCGGGTCAAAGGAGGGGGGCATTTACAAGAGCACTGACGGGGGCGACAACTGGACGGAGCTGACGAACGGCCTGCCACAAGGGGTGGTCGGGAAAACGTCGGTCACCGTCTCCCCGGCACAGTCGAGTCGGGTGTGGGCCCTCATCGAAGCGCCGGAGCCGAAGGGCGGGCTCTACCGATCGGACGACCACGGCGAGA is part of the Salinibacter sp. 10B genome and encodes:
- a CDS encoding glycoside hydrolase family 31 protein; this encodes MSSFPRVLWLVLILGPAVLVVPSTDAKAQSHTLESNQLVVTVTEDPYSFEVRAAQSGTVLLTHAATSFRQGIYAQNVRAAYDVQVQGNVLTAKLDLAHLAHPATLRLSLPRERRATLTLDHPFPDASIQVAFADKGQHYYGIWEHTHGGDLDNRGASHPFVGRDYQHEQVYAASIRAPFYMMSNGLGVYAETQAAGHYSIARSDTTQFRFQTGKLTYHLLYGPSYKRILREYNRLAGPPDMPPLWSMSSIWWRDDHTNIPEQVDAANAQELLLRDVQMLQDYRIPASTMWIDRPFTTGEWGWGGKTFASFFPDPDAMAQTLRDNGMHLLYWITGRTAHTLKEPLRDRGLLFDGYTEHPSGDLRQTEAYLYYKDFLDSLASDVQLADGQTGVFGYKIDRGGEREMPDSLINTQVTLFNRAAHEQMTAHHGDNFFIFARSLHDKSRRWVAHWNGDPRDNFQALRTSIKNSLRSGLMNFPMWGSDIGSYDKNPSKELLLRWIGFGTYSPMMEFMIDGRDRWYYGGDPQVIDITREATQRHHDLIPYTRSALHHAHRTGVPVMRALLLEYPTDTTVSDMWNQFFYGPNLLVAPVSRKGVEERDVYLPEGRWLNYNDRTSVEQGNRTVTEPAPLGTVPRFVREGAIIPRGDILEANQSWKTDWQPRLRIEVFPARSETTSFNYYTGRVVRPITSRVTNNGITISFEALDHDGRLEIYVDSINRVIRDGDALSDSEYDYHAEQNRLVVPFSGDTTVRLPGATSIF